GCACACGCAAACCTCAGCCAAGCAAGCCCTCCCTGTCCCGTCCCTGGTGTGGCACTGATCTCGATGGAGTccaccgaggagcagcagcagccggtggCCGTCGTGGAGGAGGCCTCGCCGGAGATCATCTTCCGGTCCAAACTCCCTgacatcaccatcaacaacaccCTCCCGCTGCATCGCTACTGCTTCGAGCGCCACCCCGAGGTGGCCGACCGCCCCTGCCTCATCGACGGCGCGACGGGCGCCGTGCTCACCTACGCCGAGGTGGACCGCCTGACCCGGCGCCTGGCCGCGGCGCTCCGGCGCGCGCCGCTGGGGCTGGGCCGCGGCGCGGTGGTGATGAACCTCATGCTCAACTCGGCCGAGTTCGTGCTCTCCTTCTTCGCCGCGTCCCGCGTGGGCGCCGCGGTCACCACCGCCAACCCCATGTCCACGCCGCACGAGATCGCCAACCAGATCGCGGCCTCCGGCGCCACCGTCGTGTTCACGGAGTACATGGCCGTGGACAAGCTCCCCGTCAAGGCCGACGGCGGACTCACGGTCGTCCTCATCGACGCGCGCCGCGACGGGTGCCTCCACTTCTGGGACGACGTCATGGCCAGCGTCCCCGACGAAGAGGTCGACGACGAGGACCAAGAAGAAGCAGAAGCGGCGGCGGGCTTCGACCCCGACGACGTGGTGGCGCTGCCCTACTCGTCCGGCACGACGGGGCTCCCCAAGGGCGTGATGCTGACGCACCGGAGCCTGAGCACCAGCGTGGCGCAGCAGGTGGACGGCGACAACCCCAACATAGGCTTCACCGCGGACGACGTAATCCTGTGCTCGCTGCCCATGTTCCACATCTACTCGCTCAACACCATCATGATGTGCGGCCTCCGCGTCGGCGCCGCCATCGTGGTCATGCGCCGCTTCGACCTCGCCAGGATGATGCAGCTCGTGGAGCGCCACCGGATCACCATCGCCCCGCTGGTGCCGCCCATCGTGGTCGCCGTGGCCAAGAGCGACGAGGCAGCGTCCCACGACCTGTCGTCCGTCAGGATGGTGCTCTCCGGCGCCGCGCCCATGGGGAAGGACATCGAGGACGCCTTCATGGCCAAGCTCCCCGGCGCCGTGCTCGGACAGGTACGTGCCGTGCCATGCCATTCCAGACCGAGCGCACCAAACGCCACCGGCCGTTTTTCTCCGTTTTCATGTTTGCTTGTCTCATTTGggttgtattttttttcttttatgctTGCACTTTTGGATTTTGCGTCGTGTTTTATGTGCAGTTTCTTGATTTTTTGAGactcccttttctttttctgaatTCTGAGTGCCCATTTCTCCTGATTATGTTACTATGTGAATGTGGTACGTTAGCGTTGGGGCCTACGGATTGATAATCTGACGGTGAACCATGACGGGATTGGACGCATGgtcttgataagctttccatggCCGTTGGATGTTCCTTGAGTGGCTTAGATTGACTTTTTGATATTCGCGTAGGTCAACCCTCACATCATTCATTGGCACGTTTGACTGATCCAATCCAACGACGCCCATGGAGAAATTCCTTCACAAGCATAGGATACCTTGACAACTCAATTGATTAATTCGGGCAGGTGCTACACTATGATATGAATATGGTGGTGCCAGCTAATAGGATTCTAATACTAGCTGTTAGCTACGAAAAGCTTATATAGCTAATACAATAGCCTTTTGTTAACTTGGTTACTATTAACGGCCCTGTTTGGATGTTTTAACTAATGGTTATTAGCGGTATTTCATTATGGACTTAGGATAGCGAGTTAACAGCTTAGCCAGATAGTTTGTTAGTACTGGCTCTGTTCACAAGAGAATGTAGTTCTGACTTCTGACTTTCTGAGTGTTGCGGACTTCTGAACTTCTGAGTGCTGCGGACTTTGGACTTGGTACACGGAAGTTCCATGGTTGGGTGCTGATGATGTTGAAGGTTATATTGGTAGGAGGTTGTTTGTTTACTGGCTTCGATGTGCAACATCAACCTTGCATTTCATGTAAAAATTATGATAAAACGGTGGATAAAATGCCAACTTAATCAAATAAAGGAAGaatacttttgttgtagatatcGTACTTTTGAAATGTAATCGGCATTGCAGCAACTCTTGATCAACAGCCAATGTTTCGGCTTTTGCTCGAGACGAGCAATGGGTAAGCTTAGATGGGTTTTAGTTAGAGGATTGCGAATGGACACCTAGCCGGGTTGGTTAGCTGCCTCTAGTAGCACTCCTATTCACTCAAGATAAGGATAAAAAAATCAGCTCTCTTTCTTACACGATGGTTTTCTCGACCCAAGTGTGTAATATCCGGTGACTATCCTACCTCATAGATTGAGCTTTTTTTTGTTAGGGGGTTGCTGTAATTTTTTCGGGCAAGAGGGGTGGGTTTGTGGATCCCAAGGATTTTACAATAAATTAAATAGCTCGTCAATGACTTTCTCTAATAATAACTAGAATATTCTTCAACCAGATTTTTGCAAAAGCGTAAaaaaaactggacatagggatttCAGTGTGTCCAGTAGAGTAGAAGCAAGTTGGTGATGGATCTGTTCTGTTATTCGACGACCACGTCCACAACACACACAATGCTAAGTCAGTCAGTCCATTGGACAACAGAACTAAGAATATACTATACTCGTA
This DNA window, taken from Miscanthus floridulus cultivar M001 chromosome 13, ASM1932011v1, whole genome shotgun sequence, encodes the following:
- the LOC136500589 gene encoding 4-coumarate--CoA ligase 1-like isoform X1 — translated: MESTEEQQQPVAVVEEASPEIIFRSKLPDITINNTLPLHRYCFERHPEVADRPCLIDGATGAVLTYAEVDRLTRRLAAALRRAPLGLGRGAVVMNLMLNSAEFVLSFFAASRVGAAVTTANPMSTPHEIANQIAASGATVVFTEYMAVDKLPVKADGGLTVVLIDARRDGCLHFWDDVMASVPDEEVDDEDQEEAEAAAGFDPDDVVALPYSSGTTGLPKGVMLTHRSLSTSVAQQVDGDNPNIGFTADDVILCSLPMFHIYSLNTIMMCGLRVGAAIVVMRRFDLARMMQLVERHRITIAPLVPPIVVAVAKSDEAASHDLSSVRMVLSGAAPMGKDIEDAFMAKLPGAVLGQGYGMTEAGPVLSMCLAFAKEPFKVKSGACGTVVRNAELKIVDPDTGKSLGRNLPGEICIRGQQIMKGYLNNPEATKNSIDADGWLHTGDVGFVDDDDEIFIVDRLKEIIKYKGLQVAPAELEALLITHPSIADAAVVGKQVEPEIGEIPVAFVAKAKGTELSEDDVKQFVAKEVIYYKKVREVIFVDKIPKAPSGKILRKELRKQLQQQQQVV
- the LOC136500589 gene encoding 4-coumarate--CoA ligase 1-like isoform X2 is translated as MESTEEQQQPVAVVEEASPEIIFRSKLPDITINNTLPLHRYCFERHPEVADRPCLIDGATGAVLTYAEVDRLTRRLAAALRRAPLGLGRGAVVMNLMLNSAEFVLSFFAASRVGAAVTTANPMSTPHEIANQIAASGATVVFTEYMAVDKLPVKADGGLTVVLIDARRDGCLHFWDDVMASVPDEEVDDEDQEEAEAAAGFDPDDVVALPYSSGTTGLPKGVMLTHRSLSTSVAQQVDGDNPNIGFTADDVILCSLPMFHIYSLNTIMMCGLRVGAAIVVMRRFDLARMMQLVERHRITIAPLVPPIVVAVAKSDEAASHDLSSVRMVLSGAAPMGKDIEDAFMAKLPGAVLGQGYGMTEAGPVLSMCLAFAKEPFKVKSGACGTVVRNAELKIVDPDTGYLNNPEATKNSIDADGWLHTGDVGFVDDDDEIFIVDRLKEIIKYKGLQVAPAELEALLITHPSIADAAVVGKQVEPEIGEIPVAFVAKAKGTELSEDDVKQFVAKEVIYYKKVREVIFVDKIPKAPSGKILRKELRKQLQQQQQVV